A region of the Nitrospira sp. genome:
CCATGAAGCGGCTTCCGTACAAGGTGGTTGAGGCCGATAACGGTGATGCCCATGTAGAGTTGCGCGGTAAACGCTATAGCCCACCAGAAGTCTCCGCCATGATTCTGCAGAAAATGCGGCAGACGGCTGAAGACTATCTCGGTGAAAAGGTCACTGAGGCCGTGGTGACCGTCCCTGCGTATTTTGACGATAGCCAGCGCCAGGCGACCAAAGATGCCGGCCAGATTGCCGGGCTGAATGTCCTGCGTATCATCAATGAGCCGACAGCGGCCTCCCTTGCCTACGGTCTGGACAAGAAGAAAGACGAGCGAATCGCCGTGTACGACTTGGGCGGCGGCACCTTTGACGTTTCCGTTCTTGAAATCGGTGAAGGCGTCTTCGAGGTGAAATCCACCAATGGCGACACGTACCTCGGCGGTGATGACTTTGATCTCCGCGTGATGGATTGGCTGGTCGACGAGTTCAAGAAAGACCAGGGCATTGATTTGCGGAAAGACCGGATGGCGCTCCAACGCCTGAAGGAATCGGCGGAACGGGCCAAGATCGAGCTGTCTTCGTCTCAAGAAACGGAGATTAATCTGCCGTTCATCACCGCCGATGCCAGCGGCCCCAAGCATATGGTCACCAAGCTCACACGGGCCAAGCTGGAGCAGTTGGTCGATGATCTCATTCAGCGCACGATTGAACCCTGCCGCAAGGCCTTGTCCGATGCGAGCGTCACAGCCAAGGATATTCAAGAAATCGTCTTGGTCGGTGGTATGACCCGCATGCCCAAAGTGATTCAGGTCGTGAAGGAATTCTTTGGAAAAGAACCGCACCGTGGGGTGAATCCAGACGAAGTCGTTGCCATCGGAGCCGGCGTTCAAGGTGGAGTTCTCAAGGGCGAAGTCAAAGACGTGCTGCTGCTCGATGTCACTCCATTATCGCTGGGCATTGAGACGCTGGGTGGCGTCTTCACCAAGCTCATTGAGCGCAACACGACTGTTCCAACCAAAAAAAGCCAAGTGTTCTCGACGGCAGCGGATAGTCAAACAGCCGTCACGATCCGCGTGTTTCAAGGTGAACGGGACATGGCCAATGACAACAAACTGCTTGGGCAGTTCGACTTGGTCGGTATTCCTCCAGCGCCGCGGGGCATGCCGCAGATTGAAGTGACGTTCGATATTGATGCCAACGGCATTGTGCATGTGTCGGCAAAAGATCTCGCCACACAGAAAGAACAATCCATCAAGATCACGGCGTCCAGCGGGTTGAGTAAGGAAGAAGTCGAGAAGTTCGTTCGGGATGCGCAGTCGCATACGGAAGACGATAAGAAACGCCGCAAGCTGGCGGAAGCCAAGAACCAGGCGGATAATCTCGTCTATCAAACCGAAAAAAATATCACGGAATACGGGGACAAAGTCTCCGACGAGGAAAAAACAAAAATCCAGGATGCCGTCGCCGCCGTCAAAAAGGCACTCGAAGGCACCGATGCCGAGGCGATTGAATCGGCGACGCAGACACTTATGACGGCGTCGCACAAGCTTGCCGAAGAGATGTACAAGAAAGCCGCCGCATCTCCTGGCCCGCAACCAGATGCCTCGTCTTCCGGCAGCGCTGGTGAGACCAAGACCGACGAGAAAGTTGTGGACGCAGAGTTTGAAGAAGTAGACAAAGACAAGAAATAGCATAGAATAGCGCTTCAGACAACCTGAGTTCCCGACACCATCGGGATCTCAGCTATTTTCTTATTTCAATTCGCAATGGCGGCTGTGTCAAAACGCGATTACTACGAAACTCTCGGCGTCGATAGAAGTGTAACCGACGACGATCTCAAAAAAGCTTATCGCAAGCTCGCGCGCCAGCACCATCCAGACCTCCATATCGGCGACCAGCAGAAAAAAACAGCCGAAGAGAAGTTTAAAGAAATCAACGAAGCCTATGAAACGCTGAGCGATCAGGACAAGCGGAAACGCTACGACACGTTCGGTCATGCTGGGGCACAA
Encoded here:
- the dnaK gene encoding molecular chaperone DnaK, whose translation is MGKVIGIDLGTTNSCVAIMSGGDPVVIANAEGSRTTPSVVGITDKTERLVGQIAKRQAITNPENTIYSVKRLMGRKFKSREVQEAMKRLPYKVVEADNGDAHVELRGKRYSPPEVSAMILQKMRQTAEDYLGEKVTEAVVTVPAYFDDSQRQATKDAGQIAGLNVLRIINEPTAASLAYGLDKKKDERIAVYDLGGGTFDVSVLEIGEGVFEVKSTNGDTYLGGDDFDLRVMDWLVDEFKKDQGIDLRKDRMALQRLKESAERAKIELSSSQETEINLPFITADASGPKHMVTKLTRAKLEQLVDDLIQRTIEPCRKALSDASVTAKDIQEIVLVGGMTRMPKVIQVVKEFFGKEPHRGVNPDEVVAIGAGVQGGVLKGEVKDVLLLDVTPLSLGIETLGGVFTKLIERNTTVPTKKSQVFSTAADSQTAVTIRVFQGERDMANDNKLLGQFDLVGIPPAPRGMPQIEVTFDIDANGIVHVSAKDLATQKEQSIKITASSGLSKEEVEKFVRDAQSHTEDDKKRRKLAEAKNQADNLVYQTEKNITEYGDKVSDEEKTKIQDAVAAVKKALEGTDAEAIESATQTLMTASHKLAEEMYKKAAASPGPQPDASSSGSAGETKTDEKVVDAEFEEVDKDKK